One window of Methanocaldococcus sp. genomic DNA carries:
- a CDS encoding CD3072 family TudS-related putative desulfidase, translating to MKGKKIAIVAHCILNQNSVVNGLERAEGAFNEIIELLLKKNYAIIQLPCPEMLFLGIDRKGRTKEEYDTDEYRKLCREVLKSIIKYLKEYSKEEFKFILIGIEGSPTCGIFKTVTKEGLIDGSGILMEEFLKMLEDNKIHIKKFDFPVNMNKYNKFLKELERLLR from the coding sequence ATGAAAGGAAAGAAAATTGCTATTGTCGCTCACTGCATATTAAATCAGAATAGTGTTGTTAATGGCTTAGAGAGAGCAGAGGGAGCATTTAATGAAATTATAGAATTGCTTTTAAAGAAAAATTATGCCATAATTCAACTCCCATGCCCAGAGATGTTGTTTTTGGGAATAGATAGGAAGGGGAGAACAAAGGAAGAATATGATACTGATGAATATAGGAAGCTTTGTAGGGAAGTTTTAAAGTCAATAATAAAATATTTAAAAGAATATAGCAAAGAGGAATTTAAATTTATTTTAATTGGGATAGAGGGTTCCCCAACATGTGGAATTTTTAAAACTGTAACAAAAGAGGGATTGATAGATGGAAGTGGAATTTTAATGGAGGAATTTTTAAAAATGTTAGAAGATAACAAAATACATATTAAAAAATTTGATTTTCCAGTAAATATGAATAAATACAACAAATTTTTAAAAGAATTAGAAAGATTGTTAAGGTAA
- a CDS encoding double-cubane-cluster-containing anaerobic reductase, whose amino-acid sequence MMELNAIKKLKEKFANRKEQLYKQKEEGKKVFGMFCAFVPIELILAADAIPVGLCGGKNDTIPIAEEDLPRNLCPLIKSSYGFKKAKSCPYFEASDIIIGETTCDGKKKMFELLERMVKMHVMQLPYIKTEKSKELWIEEVKKLKELIENVTGNKITEEKLKESVEKVNRMRELFYKLYELRANKPTPIKGIDVLKLFQLAYLLDIDDTIEILEELIKELEERVKKGEGYEGKRILITGCPMVAGNTKIVELIEEVGGVVVGEESCTGTRFFENLVEEPTIESIAERYLKIPCACMFHNDERIENIKRLVKELKVDGVVYYTLQYCHTFNVEGARVEEELKKEGIPVIRIETDYSESDREQLKTRLEAFIEMI is encoded by the coding sequence ATGATGGAATTAAATGCTATAAAAAAATTAAAAGAAAAATTTGCTAATAGAAAAGAACAACTTTACAAACAAAAAGAGGAAGGAAAAAAAGTTTTTGGAATGTTCTGTGCGTTTGTTCCAATTGAGTTAATATTAGCAGCAGATGCTATTCCAGTTGGTTTGTGTGGAGGTAAAAACGACACAATTCCAATTGCAGAGGAAGACTTACCAAGAAATCTCTGCCCTTTAATAAAATCATCCTATGGATTTAAGAAGGCAAAGTCATGCCCATACTTTGAAGCGTCTGATATAATTATTGGGGAAACTACATGTGATGGTAAGAAAAAGATGTTTGAGTTATTGGAAAGAATGGTTAAAATGCATGTGATGCAACTTCCATATATAAAAACAGAAAAATCTAAAGAATTGTGGATTGAGGAAGTTAAAAAACTAAAAGAATTAATTGAAAATGTAACTGGAAATAAAATTACCGAAGAAAAATTAAAGGAAAGTGTTGAAAAAGTAAATAGAATGAGAGAATTATTCTATAAATTATATGAGTTAAGAGCAAATAAACCAACACCAATAAAAGGAATTGATGTTTTAAAGTTATTCCAATTAGCATATTTGTTGGATATTGATGATACGATAGAAATTTTAGAGGAGTTAATTAAAGAGTTAGAAGAAAGAGTTAAAAAAGGAGAAGGTTATGAAGGTAAAAGAATATTAATTACTGGCTGTCCAATGGTCGCAGGAAACACAAAAATCGTTGAATTAATTGAAGAAGTTGGAGGAGTTGTTGTAGGAGAGGAAAGTTGTACAGGAACAAGGTTCTTTGAAAATTTAGTTGAAGAACCAACTATTGAAAGTATAGCAGAGAGATACTTAAAAATACCATGTGCATGTATGTTCCACAATGATGAGAGAATTGAGAATATTAAAAGATTAGTCAAAGAGTTGAAAGTTGATGGAGTAGTATATTACACTTTACAGTATTGCCACACTTTCAATGTAGAGGGAGCAAGAGTTGAAGAAGAACTTAAAAAAGAAGGCATTCCAGTTATTAGAATTGAAACTGACTACTCTGAAAGTGATAGAGAGCAATTAAAAACAAGATTAGAGGCATTTATTGAGATGATTTAA
- a CDS encoding biotin--[acetyl-CoA-carboxylase] ligase codes for MEIIHLSEVDSTNEYAKKLVEEKKKNFVVLADKQSCGKGRWGRVWYSDEGGLYFSIVIDPNEYNPKVVNLLVPICIVETLKKYVDKDIEIGIKFPNDIVVKVNKDYKKIGGILVELTDKYMIIGVGIDVNNPIRKEIREIAVSLKEIVGGDVDRLKIFSDFLQMFENYLKKLANNEIDDYEILKKYKKYSITLGKYVKILLSNNKIVSGKVYDIDFDGIIIGTEEGLEKIPSGICIQVR; via the coding sequence ATGGAAATAATACATTTAAGTGAAGTAGATTCAACTAACGAATATGCTAAAAAATTAGTTGAAGAAAAAAAGAAAAATTTTGTTGTCTTGGCAGATAAACAAAGTTGTGGGAAAGGTAGATGGGGAAGAGTTTGGTACTCTGATGAAGGGGGGTTGTATTTCTCAATAGTTATTGATCCTAACGAATACAATCCAAAGGTTGTAAATTTGTTAGTTCCAATATGTATAGTTGAAACTTTAAAAAAATATGTTGATAAAGATATTGAAATAGGAATAAAATTTCCAAATGATATCGTTGTTAAAGTTAATAAAGATTATAAAAAAATTGGAGGAATATTAGTAGAACTCACTGACAAATATATGATTATAGGGGTAGGAATAGATGTAAATAATCCAATAAGGAAAGAAATTAGGGAGATAGCAGTATCTTTAAAAGAAATTGTTGGAGGAGATGTTGATAGATTAAAAATATTTAGCGATTTCTTACAAATGTTTGAAAATTACTTAAAAAAACTTGCAAATAATGAGATAGATGACTATGAAATATTAAAGAAATATAAAAAATATTCAATAACTCTTGGAAAGTATGTTAAAATATTATTATCAAATAATAAAATAGTTTCTGGAAAGGTTTATGATATTGACTTTGATGGAATAATCATAGGAACTGAGGAAGGTTTAGAAAAAATACCTTCTGGAATCTGTATTCAGGTAAGATAA
- a CDS encoding TIGR00304 family protein: MKPILIFLGIILMFIGFFIVTLGLILPSSQIQENQNYEKYNEYNNENEKSNVEYSGIIMIGPIPIVFGNSPGLIILSILITILMIVWIFLFAFGIRIK, encoded by the coding sequence ATGAAGCCAATATTAATATTTTTAGGAATTATTTTAATGTTTATCGGATTCTTTATTGTTACTTTGGGATTAATACTACCAAGTTCTCAGATACAAGAAAATCAGAATTATGAGAAATATAACGAATATAATAATGAAAATGAAAAAAGTAATGTTGAATATTCTGGAATTATAATGATAGGTCCAATACCAATAGTATTTGGTAATTCTCCAGGGTTAATTATACTCTCTATATTGATAACAATATTAATGATTGTCTGGATATTTTTATTTGCTTTTGGAATAAGAATAAAATAA
- the guaB gene encoding IMP dehydrogenase produces MFLKKLLNAKIAYTFDDVLLVPNASWVEPKDTDVSTDLAGLKLNIPILSAAMDTVTEKEMAIALARLGGLGVIHRNMSIEEQVHHVHAVKKADEIVVKEVITVSPDDTIKDVIEIMDIYSISGLPVVDNEDKLVGIITHRDVKAIEDKDKKVKEVMTKDVVCGSENITEEEALELMYSNRVERLPIVDEENRLIGIITLRDILKRKKYPNAARDKKGRLLVAAACGPHDFERAKALIEAEVDAIAIDCAHAHNMKVVENVKKFKEMLEGTDIKLIVGNIATKEAAEDLIKAGADILKVGIGPGSICTTRVVAGVGVPQLTAVADVSDVAKEYNIPVIADGGIRYSGDIAKAIAVGADAVMLGSLLAGTDEAPGQLMVINGRKYKQYRGMGSLGAMTGGVGAGADRYFQSSKSHMKHVKLVPEGVEGAVPYKGPVSEVVFQLVGGLKASMGYCGAKNIKEMQEKARFVIITPSGQVESHPHNIIITNEAPNYPLGK; encoded by the coding sequence TTGTTTTTAAAGAAATTACTAAATGCTAAAATAGCATATACATTTGATGATGTTTTATTAGTTCCAAATGCTTCATGGGTAGAACCAAAGGACACTGATGTTTCTACAGATTTAGCAGGTTTAAAGTTAAATATACCTATACTATCTGCTGCTATGGATACAGTAACAGAAAAAGAGATGGCAATTGCTTTGGCGAGATTAGGAGGTTTGGGAGTTATTCATAGGAATATGTCAATTGAGGAACAAGTTCATCATGTTCATGCTGTAAAAAAGGCTGATGAAATTGTTGTCAAAGAAGTTATTACAGTTTCACCAGATGATACTATAAAAGATGTTATTGAAATTATGGATATATATTCAATTAGTGGTTTGCCAGTTGTTGATAATGAAGATAAATTAGTTGGAATAATAACACACAGAGATGTTAAGGCAATTGAGGATAAAGACAAAAAAGTTAAAGAAGTCATGACAAAAGATGTAGTTTGCGGCTCTGAAAATATTACAGAAGAGGAGGCTTTAGAGTTAATGTATTCTAATAGAGTTGAAAGATTACCAATAGTTGATGAAGAAAATAGATTGATAGGAATTATAACTTTAAGAGATATATTAAAAAGAAAAAAATATCCTAATGCCGCAAGAGACAAAAAAGGTAGATTGTTAGTTGCCGCCGCTTGTGGTCCTCATGATTTTGAAAGGGCTAAGGCATTAATAGAGGCAGAAGTTGATGCTATTGCTATTGACTGTGCCCATGCTCACAATATGAAAGTTGTTGAAAATGTTAAAAAGTTTAAAGAAATGTTAGAAGGAACTGATATAAAATTAATCGTTGGTAATATTGCCACTAAGGAGGCGGCTGAAGATTTAATTAAAGCAGGGGCTGACATTTTAAAAGTTGGTATAGGGCCGGGATCTATTTGCACAACAAGAGTTGTCGCTGGTGTAGGAGTTCCTCAATTAACTGCGGTTGCTGATGTATCTGATGTTGCTAAGGAATATAATATTCCAGTAATTGCAGATGGAGGAATAAGATACAGTGGAGATATAGCCAAAGCAATAGCTGTAGGAGCAGATGCCGTTATGCTCGGCTCTCTATTGGCTGGAACTGATGAAGCGCCTGGACAATTAATGGTTATTAACGGAAGGAAGTATAAGCAGTATAGAGGTATGGGTTCATTAGGGGCTATGACTGGTGGAGTAGGAGCTGGAGCAGATAGATACTTCCAATCTTCAAAGAGTCATATGAAGCATGTTAAATTAGTCCCAGAAGGTGTTGAGGGAGCAGTTCCATATAAAGGCCCTGTAAGTGAAGTAGTATTTCAATTAGTTGGTGGCTTAAAGGCATCAATGGGTTATTGTGGAGCTAAAAACATAAAAGAGATGCAAGAAAAGGCAAGATTTGTAATTATAACACCAAGTGGTCAAGTTGAAAGCCATCCACACAACATTATTATTACTAACGAGGCTCCAAACTATCCTTTAGGAAAATAG
- a CDS encoding TrkH family potassium uptake protein: MNILNKKDIEGILNILGGIIAIIGLFTLVPCIIAFYYNENTIFNFLIPGIFFTIFGCILKKITKPRNLKLHHSMIASALAWLIASLIGAIPLYLSIPYFSYVDAVYESMSAWTTTGMTLIPNVEVLPKSVLFWRSFQQWIGGVGILVLSALVLARSGTVAYLLYASEARQDRIMPSAISTIKTIVWIYTLYTILGILLLYLSGLSFWESMNLTMTGLSTGGMSVSNYSFPYNDLAKIVMIWIMMVGGVISFSIHHRILTGKYFNDIQTKYAIIVITIVSIIISIKDHISIIDSLFTVVSAMTSTGFTTINIANLSNLSLFLIIFLMFIGGGAGTTTGGVKIIRFLVILKTMYYEIKEVIYPKSAVIYEHLDNIELNYKIIREAFVICFLYGITSFFIALIFIFLSYGPYKSIFDAVSFVSNIGMSLGVVTLKTPTIGKIAGIIGMWVGRLEFIPVLVLLASLSLKIQKLLKNKKLN, encoded by the coding sequence TTGAACATTTTAAATAAAAAAGATATTGAAGGAATATTAAATATATTGGGTGGAATTATTGCTATTATAGGATTATTTACATTGGTTCCTTGTATTATTGCATTTTATTACAATGAAAATACTATTTTTAATTTTTTAATTCCTGGAATATTTTTTACTATTTTTGGTTGCATATTGAAAAAAATTACAAAGCCAAGAAATTTAAAATTACATCACAGTATGATTGCATCTGCATTAGCCTGGTTAATAGCCTCTTTAATTGGGGCTATCCCCTTATATCTTTCTATTCCATATTTTTCCTATGTAGATGCAGTTTATGAAAGTATGTCTGCCTGGACTACAACAGGAATGACCTTAATACCAAATGTTGAAGTTTTACCAAAATCTGTTTTATTTTGGAGAAGTTTTCAGCAGTGGATTGGAGGGGTTGGAATTTTAGTTTTATCAGCCCTTGTTTTAGCAAGATCTGGAACTGTTGCTTATCTTTTATATGCCTCTGAAGCAAGGCAAGATAGAATAATGCCAAGTGCTATAAGCACAATAAAAACTATTGTGTGGATATATACATTATATACTATTTTAGGAATTCTCTTATTATATTTATCAGGGTTAAGTTTTTGGGAATCTATGAATTTAACAATGACTGGACTTAGTACTGGGGGAATGAGTGTAAGTAATTACAGTTTTCCATACAACGATTTAGCAAAAATTGTTATGATATGGATAATGATGGTTGGAGGGGTTATATCATTCTCAATCCATCATAGGATCTTAACTGGAAAGTATTTTAATGATATTCAAACTAAGTATGCTATAATTGTTATAACCATTGTCTCAATAATAATTTCTATAAAAGACCATATATCTATAATCGACTCTTTATTTACAGTAGTTTCTGCTATGACTTCTACAGGATTTACTACTATCAATATTGCTAATTTATCAAATCTTTCTTTATTTTTAATTATATTTTTAATGTTTATAGGGGGAGGAGCAGGAACTACAACTGGAGGAGTTAAGATAATTAGATTTTTAGTTATATTAAAAACAATGTATTATGAAATAAAAGAGGTTATATATCCAAAATCAGCAGTAATTTATGAACATCTTGATAATATTGAATTAAATTATAAAATAATTAGAGAAGCATTTGTAATATGCTTTTTATATGGAATAACCTCATTTTTTATAGCATTAATATTTATATTTTTAAGTTATGGTCCATACAAATCTATATTTGATGCAGTTTCTTTTGTTTCAAACATTGGAATGTCTTTAGGTGTTGTTACCTTAAAAACTCCTACAATTGGAAAAATCGCAGGAATTATAGGTATGTGGGTTGGTAGATTAGAATTTATACCAGTCCTTGTTTTACTTGCATCATTATCATTAAAAATTCAGAAATTACTCAAAAATAAAAAGTTAAATTAA
- a CDS encoding translation initiation factor IF-6, whose translation MIIRKYFSGISTIGVLAMTTEDITLLPIFLDKNDVKEVSEVLKTKCLQVNIGGSSLLGSLSVGNKYSLLLPKIIDDEELNIIKNFLKENDLDLNIKIIKSKNTALGNLILTNDNGALISPELKEFKRDIEDALNVEVEVGTIADLPTVGSNAVVTNKGCLTHPLVEDEELEFLKNLFKVEYIGKGTANKGTTSVGACIIANSKGAIVGGDTTGPELLIIEDALGLI comes from the coding sequence ATGATAATAAGAAAATACTTTTCAGGAATTTCAACTATTGGAGTATTGGCAATGACTACTGAAGACATAACCTTATTACCAATATTTCTTGATAAAAATGATGTTAAAGAAGTTTCTGAAGTTTTAAAAACTAAATGTCTTCAAGTTAATATAGGAGGTAGTTCTCTACTTGGTTCTTTGTCAGTTGGAAATAAATATAGCCTATTATTACCAAAAATTATAGATGATGAAGAATTAAATATAATAAAAAATTTTTTAAAAGAAAATGATTTAGATTTGAATATTAAAATTATAAAATCAAAGAACACTGCCTTAGGCAATTTAATTTTAACTAATGATAATGGAGCATTAATTTCTCCAGAATTAAAAGAATTTAAAAGAGATATTGAAGATGCTTTAAATGTTGAAGTTGAAGTAGGAACTATTGCTGATCTTCCAACAGTTGGAAGTAATGCAGTAGTAACTAATAAAGGTTGTTTAACTCATCCATTGGTTGAAGATGAAGAACTTGAATTTTTAAAAAACTTATTTAAAGTTGAATACATAGGGAAAGGAACAGCAAATAAAGGAACTACATCTGTTGGTGCTTGTATAATTGCGAATTCTAAGGGAGCAATAGTTGGAGGAGACACTACTGGGCCAGAACTTTTGATAATTGAAGATGCCTTAGGATTAATTTAA
- a CDS encoding 50S ribosomal protein L31e has product MMEERIYTIPLRDVINKSVRTKRAPRAIKKIKRFLMRHMKAEIVKIDNELNEKIWERGIQKPPARVRVKAVKKDNVVIATLAE; this is encoded by the coding sequence ATAATGGAAGAGAGAATATATACTATTCCATTGAGAGATGTTATAAACAAATCTGTTAGAACTAAAAGAGCCCCAAGAGCTATAAAGAAGATTAAGAGATTTTTAATGAGACATATGAAGGCAGAAATTGTTAAGATAGATAATGAATTAAATGAGAAGATTTGGGAGAGAGGTATTCAAAAACCTCCTGCAAGAGTTAGAGTAAAAGCAGTTAAAAAGGATAATGTAGTTATTGCTACTCTTGCAGAGTAA
- the mutS gene encoding DNA mismatch repair protein MutS: protein MANLTPMMRQYYRIKERYKDALLFFRVGDFYELFNEDAKIASKELGIVLTSRDKKHPMAGVPHHAVFPYIKRLIERGYKVAICEQVEDPSKAKGLVKREVVRVITPGTLIEEELLSKENNYLMSIYKGCKYGIALIDVSTGEFLTTTVDTFDEVIAEILKFTPVECIIPKDFENIEEIKKNIPVVHPLSSDYYNKEECINLLKECITNLNDVDIEKESIFACGSALKYVIESLLVKDIKLRLQKYISKEYMILDSTTLKNLEIFKNLIDGSKRGSLIEVLDKTVTSMGSRLLKRWIQRPLINVDEIDKRLEAVEELYEKSFLRQNLREILKDVYDLERIVSRIEYKKATPKDLVALKDSLKSVEEIKNFNFTSQKLSKIVEELKTLNDVVELIYNAIVENPPLSIKDGGIIKDGFCEELDELRELKENHEKFIKEIEERERKNTGIEKLKVGYNSVIGYYIEVPKSKIKLVPKHYKRKQTLSNVERYTIEELESIEDKILACDEKIKNLEYELFIKIRDKIAERIDEIREVALKIAELDVLATFAEVSVLYNYTKPKVNNGYDIIIKDGRHPTVELNTKFVPNDVTLNKDSRIILITGPNMAGKSTYLRMTALITIMAQIGCFVPAKYAVIGVVDRIFTRIGTVDDITRGYSSFMVEIAEVGQILKNATSKSLILLDEVGKSTGSRDGTSLAWAIVEYIHKIGSKTLFATHYHELAELESILEGVKNYHFRIIEGETLEFDRKIRRGVSKESYGIKIAELVLPKEVVDRAYEVYENLNKEMNGSVKSLLKEIANINTNNLTPIQALIELDKIVKKCKEMKL from the coding sequence ATGGCAAATCTAACACCTATGATGAGGCAATATTATAGAATTAAGGAGAGATACAAAGATGCTTTATTGTTTTTTAGAGTTGGAGATTTTTATGAATTATTCAATGAAGATGCTAAAATTGCTTCAAAAGAGCTTGGCATTGTATTGACATCAAGAGATAAAAAGCATCCAATGGCTGGTGTTCCTCATCATGCAGTATTCCCATATATAAAGAGGTTGATTGAGAGAGGTTATAAGGTGGCAATATGTGAGCAGGTTGAAGACCCTTCAAAGGCTAAAGGTTTAGTTAAAAGAGAGGTTGTTAGAGTAATAACTCCTGGAACTTTAATTGAGGAAGAATTATTGTCTAAAGAGAACAACTATTTAATGTCTATATATAAAGGTTGCAAGTATGGAATTGCCTTGATAGATGTATCTACTGGAGAGTTTTTAACTACAACCGTAGATACATTTGATGAAGTTATTGCTGAAATTTTAAAATTCACCCCTGTTGAATGTATAATTCCAAAAGACTTTGAGAATATTGAGGAGATTAAGAAAAACATTCCAGTAGTTCATCCACTATCTTCTGATTATTATAATAAGGAGGAATGTATTAACCTTCTTAAAGAGTGCATAACAAACTTAAATGATGTTGATATAGAGAAAGAGTCAATATTTGCGTGTGGTTCCGCCTTAAAGTATGTTATTGAGTCATTATTGGTAAAAGACATTAAATTGAGATTACAAAAGTATATCAGTAAGGAGTATATGATTTTAGATTCAACAACTTTAAAAAATCTTGAAATTTTCAAAAATTTAATTGATGGTAGTAAGAGAGGTTCTTTAATTGAAGTTTTAGATAAAACAGTAACATCTATGGGTAGTAGATTGTTAAAGAGATGGATTCAGAGACCTTTAATAAATGTTGATGAAATAGATAAAAGATTGGAGGCAGTTGAAGAACTTTATGAAAAAAGTTTTTTAAGGCAGAATCTTAGGGAGATTTTAAAAGATGTTTATGACCTTGAGAGGATAGTTAGTAGAATAGAATATAAAAAAGCCACTCCAAAGGATTTAGTTGCTTTAAAAGATTCTTTAAAGTCAGTTGAAGAAATAAAAAACTTTAACTTTACTTCTCAAAAACTCAGTAAAATAGTTGAAGAATTAAAAACATTAAATGATGTTGTAGAACTTATATATAATGCTATTGTTGAAAATCCTCCTTTAAGTATAAAGGATGGAGGAATAATTAAAGATGGATTTTGTGAAGAGTTAGATGAGTTGAGAGAACTTAAAGAAAATCACGAAAAGTTTATTAAAGAGATTGAAGAGAGAGAAAGAAAAAATACTGGAATAGAGAAATTAAAAGTTGGCTATAATTCAGTAATTGGCTACTATATAGAAGTTCCAAAGTCAAAAATTAAGTTAGTTCCAAAACATTATAAGAGAAAGCAAACTCTATCAAATGTTGAAAGATATACAATAGAGGAATTGGAATCAATAGAAGATAAAATTTTGGCGTGCGATGAAAAAATAAAAAATTTAGAGTATGAACTCTTTATAAAAATTAGAGATAAAATTGCCGAAAGAATTGATGAAATCAGAGAAGTTGCCTTAAAAATAGCAGAGTTAGACGTATTAGCAACATTTGCTGAGGTTTCTGTATTGTATAATTATACTAAACCTAAGGTAAATAACGGTTATGACATAATTATTAAAGATGGAAGGCATCCAACTGTTGAACTTAATACTAAATTTGTCCCAAACGATGTTACATTAAATAAGGATAGTAGAATTATATTAATAACTGGCCCTAATATGGCAGGTAAATCAACATATCTGAGAATGACTGCCTTAATAACTATAATGGCTCAAATTGGTTGCTTTGTTCCAGCAAAATATGCTGTCATTGGAGTAGTAGATAGAATATTCACAAGGATAGGAACAGTAGATGATATTACAAGGGGTTATAGTAGTTTTATGGTTGAAATTGCAGAAGTAGGGCAAATACTAAAAAATGCAACGAGTAAAAGTTTAATTCTATTGGATGAAGTTGGGAAGAGTACTGGAAGTAGAGACGGGACAAGCTTAGCGTGGGCTATTGTTGAATACATACACAAAATAGGATCTAAAACATTATTTGCTACTCACTATCATGAACTGGCAGAACTTGAAAGTATCTTAGAAGGCGTTAAGAATTATCATTTTAGAATTATAGAGGGAGAAACCTTAGAGTTTGATAGAAAGATTAGGAGAGGAGTTAGTAAAGAAAGTTATGGAATAAAGATTGCTGAGTTAGTTTTACCTAAGGAGGTTGTTGATAGAGCATATGAAGTTTATGAAAATTTAAATAAAGAAATGAATGGCAGTGTAAAAAGTTTATTGAAAGAAATTGCCAATATAAATACTAACAACTTAACTCCAATACAGGCATTGATAGAGTTAGATAAAATTGTGAAAAAATGCAAAGAGATGAAACTTTAA